A DNA window from Setaria viridis chromosome 2, Setaria_viridis_v4.0, whole genome shotgun sequence contains the following coding sequences:
- the LOC117844236 gene encoding uncharacterized protein: MVVTSYPLAQILWNREGTGRMVKWSKFIKDLVAYFGVPNRSITNNGTQFTRVLFGDYCEDINIKLCFASVAHPKSDGQAERANAEVLKGLNTRTYNELKKHGTGWIDKLPAVVWANQTIPSRAMGEIPFLLVYGAEAVLPSELTLGNPRVHAYDEQDQEHMRQQDVLYLEEARCKSALWAARN, encoded by the coding sequence ATGGTGGTAACGTCATACCCCCTCGCCCAGATCCTCTGGAACCGGGAAGGCACCGGGCGAATGGTGAAATGGTCCAAGTTCATAAAAGACCTTGTGGCCTATTTCGGTGTGCCCAACAGAAGCATCACCAACAATGGGACGCAGTTCACTAGAGTCCTCTTTGGTGACTACTGCGAAGACATAAACATCAAGTTATGTTTTGCGTCCGTTGCTCACCCCAAGAGCGACGGGCAGGCAGAAAGGGCCAACGCGGAAGTGCTCAAAGGGCTAAACACGAGAACCTACAACGAGCTGAAGAAACATGGTACTGGGTGGATTGACAAGTTGCCGGCGGTGGTATGGGCTAACCAAACTATCCCTAGCAGGGCCATGGGAGAAATTCCTTTCTTGTTGGTCTATGGGGCAGAAGCGGTACTCCCCTCCGAGCTAACCCTAGGAAACCCGAGGGTGCATGCCTACGATGAACAAGATCAAGAGCACATGCGCCAGCAAGACGTTCTGTACCTGGAGGAAGCAAGGTGCAAATCGGCGTTATGGGCAGCTCGGAACTAG